In Methanobacterium sp., a single window of DNA contains:
- a CDS encoding ribonuclease H-like domain-containing protein, giving the protein MEYENAYKLKEKLLIENDGILFDDLIKGSEIKTSSGLCYSIKTDSQISFDTLSPKKAKNKILSDLKVIKGIGEAKEQKLKENGYKTIEDLIDHERFGKAASRFLEIVCDHDKCEIEDWISAYYPKSHPLILFSSSLSEDGDYVFLDIETLGLFNRPLILLGLAKISKNKITVNQYLSRNAGEENASLDAFLSNINENSVFVTFNGQTFDLPFIKNRMNHFKINKSLNHPHFDMLHYSRRQWGNELTNCKLTTIERHLFNIIRENDIPGSLVPEFYETYAKTGNAGPLIPIIEHNQQDIITLAMIFSKLHEQHAEY; this is encoded by the coding sequence ATGGAATACGAAAATGCATATAAATTAAAGGAAAAACTATTAATAGAAAATGATGGGATACTTTTCGATGATTTAATTAAGGGTAGCGAAATTAAAACATCCAGTGGATTATGTTACAGTATAAAAACCGATTCTCAAATAAGTTTTGATACATTAAGTCCAAAAAAAGCTAAAAATAAAATTTTAAGTGATTTAAAGGTTATAAAGGGAATTGGAGAAGCCAAAGAGCAAAAATTAAAAGAAAACGGCTATAAAACCATTGAAGACCTGATAGATCATGAAAGATTTGGCAAAGCTGCATCAAGATTCCTGGAAATAGTATGTGACCATGATAAATGTGAAATTGAGGATTGGATTTCAGCTTATTATCCTAAATCACACCCCTTAATCTTATTTTCTTCAAGTTTAAGCGAGGATGGGGACTATGTTTTTCTGGATATTGAAACATTAGGATTATTTAACAGGCCCCTGATCCTTTTAGGACTTGCTAAAATATCTAAAAACAAAATCACCGTAAATCAGTATTTATCAAGAAATGCTGGTGAAGAAAACGCTAGTTTAGATGCTTTTCTTTCAAATATCAATGAAAACAGTGTATTTGTAACTTTTAACGGTCAAACATTTGATCTTCCATTTATAAAAAACAGAATGAACCATTTCAAAATAAATAAAAGCTTAAATCATCCTCATTTTGACATGCTGCACTACTCCAGAAGGCAGTGGGGCAATGAATTAACGAATTGTAAATTAACCACAATAGAAAGACACTTATTTAATATTATAAGAGAAAATGATATTCCGGGTAGTTTAGTACCTGAATTTTACGAAACCTATGCAAAAACAGGGAATGCAGGACCTTTAATCCCTATAATCGAACACAACCAGCAAGATATAATTACGTTAGCAATGATATTTTCCAAATTACATGAACAACATGCAGAATACTAA
- a CDS encoding response regulator: MQSKSIKILLIEDSKEDAVIIREMLKETSKIPFQLTHVNRLKTGFEKLFIDAFDLILLDLNLPDSRGFDTFIRTYDQAPELPIIILSGFGNEEVAVRAVREGAQDYLIKGEIDGRILVRSIYYAMERKKIEKQLMKTQKDLRKLIEWHEEELKETELKLKSEMDECKLLESRLDNALGNLKIEKFKLNTIINKLPVGILIVDASSGKPIIKNKKLDEIWKDCAETDELAEYCYYNGSHVDGKPYELKDWPLTRSIKNGEEIEDQKIVVSRDDGSESIISNSSIPIRNEKGKIIMGISIFSDISDAEF, from the coding sequence ATGCAATCTAAATCTATTAAAATTCTTTTAATTGAAGATAGTAAAGAAGACGCTGTAATCATCAGAGAAATGTTAAAGGAAACCTCAAAAATTCCATTCCAGTTAACACATGTTAATAGACTTAAAACCGGTTTTGAAAAACTTTTTATAGACGCATTTGACCTGATACTTTTGGATTTAAATTTACCAGATAGTCGGGGATTTGATACGTTTATCAGGACCTATGATCAGGCTCCAGAATTACCAATCATTATTTTAAGTGGTTTTGGAAATGAAGAAGTCGCTGTAAGGGCTGTTCGGGAAGGTGCTCAGGATTATTTGATTAAAGGTGAAATCGACGGTAGAATACTTGTTCGATCAATTTATTATGCTATGGAACGTAAAAAAATTGAAAAACAGCTCATGAAAACCCAAAAAGATCTAAGAAAATTAATTGAATGGCATGAAGAAGAACTAAAAGAAACAGAATTAAAGTTAAAATCAGAAATGGATGAATGTAAATTGCTGGAAAGCAGGCTTGACAATGCACTTGGAAATCTAAAAATCGAGAAATTTAAACTGAATACCATTATAAATAAACTTCCAGTAGGTATACTCATCGTGGACGCATCTTCAGGTAAACCTATTATAAAAAACAAAAAATTGGATGAAATATGGAAAGATTGCGCTGAAACAGATGAATTAGCTGAATATTGTTATTATAATGGTTCACATGTAGATGGAAAACCATACGAACTTAAAGATTGGCCCCTTACCCGCTCAATTAAAAATGGGGAAGAAATTGAAGATCAAAAAATTGTTGTTTCAAGGGACGATGGTTCTGAAAGCATTATAAGCAACAGTTCTATTCCAATAAGAAATGAAAAAGGAAAAATAATAATGGGAATATCCATTTTTTCAGA